The following proteins are co-located in the Streptococcus downei MFe28 genome:
- a CDS encoding diaminopimelate decarboxylase, whose product MKTPFVSKEQLDQITKEFPTPFHLYDEKGIRETARAVNQAFSWNPGFKEYFAVKATPNPSILKILQEEGCGVDCATDVEVMMAKKLDFKDISFTSNDTRAEEFVYAREVGAMINLDAYEHIAFLEEVAGLPETVSLRYNPGGVFSLGTDIMDHPEESKFGMTKAQLLQGYKDLKAKGVKQFGLHAFLASNTVTNNYYPTLAGQLFELALEIREETGVELNFINLSGGIGIDYSPADKQNDIAVIGQGVHEKFDQILVPNGLGQIKIFTELGRFMLAPHGHLVTKVLHLKDTYRHYVGVDASAVNLLRPAMYDAYHHITNISNPDGPIQVVDVTGSLCENNDKFAKNRELSEPRVGDTLVIHDTGAHGFSMGYQYNARLRSAEVLLQEDGSAKLIRRAEKPGDYFATLYGFGLEE is encoded by the coding sequence ATGAAAACACCCTTTGTTAGTAAAGAGCAATTAGACCAGATTACAAAAGAATTTCCGACCCCCTTTCATCTCTATGATGAAAAAGGAATTCGGGAAACGGCTAGAGCTGTCAATCAGGCCTTTTCTTGGAATCCAGGTTTCAAGGAGTATTTTGCCGTTAAGGCAACCCCTAATCCATCTATCTTAAAAATTCTCCAAGAGGAAGGCTGTGGTGTCGATTGTGCCACCGATGTTGAAGTCATGATGGCCAAGAAGCTGGATTTCAAGGATATCAGCTTCACTTCCAACGATACGAGGGCTGAGGAATTCGTTTATGCCAGAGAAGTTGGCGCCATGATTAATTTGGATGCCTATGAGCATATTGCCTTTCTGGAAGAAGTGGCAGGCCTTCCTGAGACGGTTTCCCTTCGCTACAATCCCGGTGGGGTCTTCTCGCTGGGGACAGATATTATGGACCATCCCGAGGAATCCAAGTTCGGGATGACCAAGGCACAATTACTGCAGGGCTACAAGGACCTCAAGGCCAAGGGGGTTAAGCAGTTCGGACTCCATGCTTTTTTGGCTTCGAATACGGTAACCAATAATTATTATCCGACCCTGGCCGGTCAGCTCTTTGAATTGGCCCTAGAAATTAGGGAGGAAACGGGAGTCGAGCTCAATTTTATCAATCTTTCTGGCGGTATCGGGATTGACTACAGCCCAGCTGACAAGCAGAATGATATTGCTGTCATCGGTCAAGGGGTTCACGAGAAGTTTGACCAAATTCTTGTGCCGAATGGCTTGGGACAGATTAAGATTTTTACTGAGCTAGGTCGCTTTATGCTGGCTCCGCACGGTCATCTAGTGACCAAGGTCCTTCACCTCAAGGATACCTATCGCCATTATGTCGGCGTTGACGCTTCGGCCGTCAACCTACTTCGTCCAGCCATGTATGATGCCTATCACCATATCACCAATATCTCAAATCCCGATGGACCGATTCAGGTGGTTGATGTGACCGGTTCTCTCTGTGAGAACAACGATAAGTTTGCTAAAAATCGTGAATTGTCTGAGCCCAGAGTCGGCGATACCCTTGTCATTCATGATACAGGTGCTCACGGCTTCTCCATGGGCTACCAATACAATGCTCGCCTGCGCTCAGCAGAAGTTCTCCTGCAAGAAGACGGCAGTGCCAAACTCATCCGCCGAGCCGAAAAACCAGGGGACTATTTTGCCACCCTCTATGGATTTGGATTGGAAGAATAA
- the tuf gene encoding elongation factor Tu encodes MAKEKYDRSKPHVNIGTIGHVDHGKTTLTAAITTVLARRLPSAVNQPKDYSSIDAAPEERERGITINTAHVEYETEKRHYAHIDAPGHADYVKNMITGAAQMDGAILVVASTDGPMPQTREHILLSRQVGVKNLIVFMNKVDLVDDEELLELVEMEIRDLLSEYDFPGDDIPVVQGSALKALEGDTAAEDKIMELMDIVDDYIPEPKRDTDKPLLLPVEDVFSITGRGTVASGRIDRGTVKVNDEVEIVGIKDEIQKAVVTGVEMFRKQLDEGLAGDNVGVLLRGIQRDEIERGQVLAAPGSIHPHTKFKGEVYILSKEEGGRHTPFFNNYRPQFYFRTTDVTGSIELPAGTEMVMPGDNVTIDVELIHPIAVEQGTTFSIREGGRTVGSGIVSEIEA; translated from the coding sequence ATGGCAAAAGAAAAATACGATCGTAGTAAACCACACGTTAACATTGGTACTATCGGACACGTTGACCATGGTAAAACTACCTTGACAGCAGCTATCACTACTGTATTGGCACGTCGCTTGCCTTCAGCAGTTAACCAACCAAAAGATTACTCATCTATTGATGCTGCTCCAGAAGAACGCGAACGCGGAATCACAATCAACACTGCACACGTTGAATATGAAACTGAAAAACGTCACTATGCTCACATCGACGCTCCAGGACACGCGGACTATGTTAAAAACATGATTACCGGTGCCGCTCAAATGGATGGAGCTATCCTTGTAGTAGCTTCTACTGATGGACCAATGCCACAAACTCGTGAACACATCTTGCTTTCACGTCAGGTTGGTGTTAAGAACCTTATCGTCTTCATGAACAAGGTTGACTTGGTTGACGATGAAGAATTGCTTGAATTGGTTGAAATGGAAATCCGTGACCTGCTTTCAGAATACGATTTCCCAGGTGATGATATCCCTGTTGTTCAAGGTTCAGCTCTTAAGGCTCTTGAAGGTGATACAGCTGCCGAAGACAAGATCATGGAATTGATGGACATCGTTGATGACTACATTCCAGAACCAAAACGTGATACTGATAAGCCTTTGCTTCTTCCAGTCGAAGATGTATTCTCAATCACTGGACGTGGTACTGTAGCTTCAGGACGTATCGACCGTGGTACTGTTAAGGTCAACGACGAAGTTGAAATCGTTGGTATCAAGGACGAAATCCAAAAAGCAGTTGTTACCGGAGTTGAAATGTTCCGTAAACAATTGGACGAAGGTCTTGCAGGGGATAACGTTGGTGTGCTTCTTCGTGGTATCCAACGTGATGAAATCGAACGTGGTCAAGTGTTGGCTGCGCCTGGTTCGATTCACCCACACACTAAGTTTAAAGGTGAAGTTTACATCCTTTCTAAAGAAGAAGGTGGACGTCATACTCCATTCTTTAACAACTACCGTCCACAGTTCTACTTCCGTACAACTGACGTAACTGGTTCAATCGAATTGCCAGCGGGTACTGAAATGGTTATGCCTGGTGATAACGTTACTATCGACGTTGAATTGATCCACCCAATTGCTGTTGAACAAGGTACTACCTTCTCTATCCGTGAAGGTGGACGTACTGTTGGTTCAGGTATCGTTTCAGAAATCGAAGCTTAA
- the ftsW gene encoding cell division peptidoglycan polymerase FtsW: MKIDKKHLLNYSILIPYLVLSVIGLIVVYSTTSVSLIKFGLNPFKSVINQGAFWLVSLVAITFIYRLKLNFLKNKHVLTAALLVEVVLLIFAKFFSEEINGANGWISLGPITFQPAEYLKLIMVWLLAFTFSRRQADIETYDYQALTRRRWFPRSLDDLKDWRVYSLIMIGLVVIQPDLGNASIIVLSGLIMFALSGIGYRWYTSLMAFVVGVSAIFLSIIGVVGVQTMSKVPVFGYVAKRFAAFYNPFKDLADSGLQLAHSYYAMSNGGWLGRGLGNSIEKNGYLPEATTDFVFSIVIEELGFIGAGLILALVFFLILRIMLVGIKAKNPFNAMMALGIGGMLLMQVFVNIGGISGLIPSTGVTFPFLSQGGNSLLLLSVAVGIVLNIDANEKREEIYQEATEEIHRAQTQEFKVIS, translated from the coding sequence ATGAAGATAGATAAAAAGCACTTGCTGAATTATTCCATATTAATTCCTTATTTGGTGCTATCTGTGATTGGCTTGATTGTGGTTTATTCAACAACCAGCGTCTCCTTGATAAAATTTGGCTTGAATCCCTTCAAGTCGGTCATTAACCAAGGAGCTTTCTGGCTGGTTAGCCTAGTAGCTATCACCTTTATATACCGATTAAAATTAAACTTTTTAAAGAATAAGCATGTCCTGACGGCGGCCCTTTTGGTCGAGGTTGTCCTCTTGATTTTTGCAAAATTTTTCTCAGAAGAAATCAATGGGGCCAATGGTTGGATTTCCTTGGGACCCATCACCTTCCAGCCTGCTGAGTACCTCAAACTTATCATGGTCTGGCTTCTGGCCTTCACTTTTTCAAGACGGCAGGCGGACATTGAAACCTATGACTATCAAGCCCTAACGAGGCGGCGCTGGTTTCCGAGAAGTCTAGATGACCTAAAGGACTGGCGAGTCTATTCCTTGATTATGATAGGTCTGGTTGTCATCCAGCCCGACTTGGGGAATGCTTCCATCATTGTCCTGTCTGGGCTGATTATGTTTGCCCTTAGTGGCATTGGCTATCGTTGGTATACCTCCCTGATGGCCTTTGTCGTTGGGGTCTCTGCAATCTTTCTGAGCATCATTGGTGTCGTTGGGGTTCAGACCATGTCCAAAGTCCCAGTCTTTGGTTATGTTGCCAAGCGTTTTGCGGCATTCTATAATCCCTTTAAAGACCTCGCGGACTCAGGCCTGCAGCTGGCTCATTCCTACTATGCCATGTCTAATGGTGGCTGGTTGGGTCGCGGCTTGGGAAATTCCATTGAAAAGAATGGCTACCTGCCTGAGGCAACGACAGACTTTGTCTTTTCCATTGTCATTGAAGAGTTAGGTTTCATCGGGGCTGGATTGATTCTAGCTCTGGTCTTCTTCCTGATTTTGCGAATTATGCTGGTCGGGATTAAGGCTAAGAATCCTTTTAACGCCATGATGGCTCTAGGGATTGGTGGCATGCTTCTTATGCAGGTCTTCGTCAATATCGGTGGGATTTCGGGCCTCATCCCCTCAACAGGAGTTACCTTCCCCTTCCTCTCTCAAGGGGGAAACAGCCTCTTGCTTCTGTCTGTAGCAGTTGGTATCGTCTTAAATATTGATGCCAATGAAAAACGCGAAGAGATTTATCAAGAGGCAACCGAAGAGATTCATCGAGCCCAAACGCAGGAATTTAAAGTTATTAGTTAA